Below is a window of Panthera leo isolate Ple1 chromosome B4, P.leo_Ple1_pat1.1, whole genome shotgun sequence DNA.
GGCCCTGCCCTCACAGACTTTACGTTCTAGtgaaggaaacagtaaaaagtCAACAGCTAACACTGTAAGAGGGTGACAAGTGCACGGAGGGAAGTAAAATGGGTGACTGTGACAGGAAGCATCAGGAATGAAGCTCGACCTTTCAGAGGCTTGCTCCACAGGGGCGGAATCTCAGAGACCTGCAGACAGAGAATTAACCAAGCAGGCAGCCAAAGGGGGAAGAATCTCCAAGAACTGCACTTGGGGGTCATCAAACATAGTCCCCATAATACCGGGGagactatttcctttttttaatttttttttaaactttatttattttggaagagagagagcacaagcaggggaggagcagagagctagggagagagacaatcccaagcaggctccccaatgtcagcgcagatcccgatgtggggctcaaactcacaaactgtgagatcatgacttgagctgaaactaagGGTCAGACGCATACCGGCAAGaccattttctaaagaagacTCTCGGGTACTTCCTGTAATTGAACTCTCAGGAACAACCTTTAAAATTCTTGTTGTATAAAACGTGCACTTCAATGATTATTGtaagaaaccaaaatattttgACCAAAGAAACCTttttaggcagaaaaaaaaaaaaaaaaaaaaaaaaacactaatgtcTCTTCTATGTCgcttaaaaatgtttctgggggcatctggtggttcagtcagttaagcatccaacttcggctcagagtTCAAGCCTGGcctcaggctttgtgttgacagctcagggtctggagcctgcttcagattctgtgtctccctctttccctgtccctcccccactcacactctgtatctctcaaaaattagattttaaaaaaatgtttctggaaaattATTAGACCCACAAACGTTTCCTTCATTTGTTAGAAATGGAGTACTCAAATACCCTTGCCACAGCACATTGCTAGAAAATGAGGATAAATAGGAAAGTTTCTGTCCTTAAGGAGCATACTGCAACTTTCGAAGATTCAGGATTCTATTTATTTCATACCCTAACTGATTGTTTAGGATTAAAAGCCAACACTTACTGCATGTTTGCAATCTGGCAGGCACTGCTCTTTGAGCTTTCCATACATTTGAGTTCACTGAATACTCAACAGAATATGACACTATTATCGTTTCTActctagaaaggaaaaaacaggggtgcctaggtagctcagttggttaagcatccgacttcggctcaggtcgtgatcttgcggttcgtgagttccagccctgtgtcaggctctgtgctgacagctcagagcctggagcctgcttcagattctgtgtctccctctttctgtgttcctccctaactcacactcttgtcttgtgtgtgcgctctctctctcaaaaataaagaataaaaatttttttttaaaaggaaaaaacagagggaaaaagggGGGGCCTGAAGACAAAGAAGTAGTCGGTGACAGAGcagggattcaaatccagatcttTCAACCTTCAAAGCCTTTTTTCTTAACCACTACGCTTATATTCCACCTGGCATCTcctcagtggttttcaaagtgcgATCCCTGGGTCAGCAGCATCACCATTACCTTGGAACTTATTAGAAAGGcacattctcaggccccacccccagacccactgagtcagaaactgtaaggggtgcctgggtgggtcagtcggttaagcgtcctactcttgattttggctcaggtcatgatctcatggttcgtgggatagagccccacgtcaggctctgtgctgacagcatgactTGAGATTGTCTCCCTCCCTATccctctccaagtaaataaacatagaaacaaTAAGATGGCTCCAGCTACCTAGGTTTTCACAAGCCCTCCAAGTGAGCTGGAGGCCCCtgaggtttgagaaccactggtctacaGTTTTCATGTTCAATGTATGCATGTTAAAAGGGAAATGATCACCATTTTGgaaatttcaaaacttaaacTTTTGGTCCTATTTAAAATGACTCTACATAAATCAAaataatgttcattcattttctcaagaCACAGTAACTCCTTCCCCAACCTGACAAAATGCCGAATCTGTACCCTGATTCAACTGCCTAAAAAAAGTCTACTCTGAGGAGACTTACTAGGAACTGGATTTTAAATTCCAAACACGAAAAAGAGCACAGAGATCCAAACAGAATCTTCAGAAGTTGAATCAGAAGCTATATTAGGAAGAGGACAAAAATGTTTTGAGTTATCAGCAGCAGAAGCTTGACAAATCTTGGTCCACAGCTCCATAATCCTTTTTATCTCTGGCTCCACTCCAGATTCTTACAACACCCCTCAACACACTTCCaattgccaaaaaaagaaaaaaataacaaccttCAGGAATATTTGCATTCTCGAGATTCAAAGTGctttaaataaacacacataggCACCATCTCCCAAACACGTTTTTACCATGAGTCAAGCTAATGGGAGGTTTTCACCATGCATACTAGAGCAAAAGTGCTCGATAATCCCACCCCCTTACTGAGCCCGCCCTTTAAGGCATCCTACCTGACCCTTCTCTTTTCAAAGCAGTATCTAGACCAGGAGACTTCTTTCCTATCCCAACTCAAGTCCTCAGTTCAAGTAATAACAGCAGATTActtaaatttgtgtgtgtgtacttaaatGTGCCTATTTCtattgactcctttttttttttttaaagggagtgGAAGACAGTATCAGAAGTATATACAGATTCAAGCACCTACCATAACATGAGAACCGACTATATGCCTAGTAACTCTTGTAAGCTATTCACGTGCGTACTCAATTTTATGAAGTTCAGGATTCcacttattttaaacattaaaaacataaatttagagACTAAAGAGTTAACTAGCCCAAGTCTGTACCATGGGATAGCTATAAACCTGACTTAAGACGCATATTGACTTGATTCAAGTCAAAGATGCAGAGAGCTCTGGAAAGCCCACACTCAGGCAGTTTGTAATCTGCCAGCTTTCCACACCCACGCTCATCCAAGGGCTGGCAGCACTGGAGGAGCTAGCATCCTAGAAGGAATGATACCTATTTATCTTCCCCCTCCCAAAGCACCATCAAATCCCCTGAGAATCCCAGCTGGTTCCAAGAAACAAACTACCAAAGCCCTTCTCACCACACAGAGTTCATTGGAACTGAAACACACACGCACCAACCACCTACAGACCTTCCTGTTTAAGTTCTTATCCTGCCTTTTAAAAGTccaatgctggggcgcctgggtggctcagtcggttaagcggccgacttcggctcaggtcatgatctcgcggtccgtgagtgcgagccccgagtcgggctctgtgctgacagctcagagcccggagcctgtttcagattctgtgtctccctctctctgaccctcccccgttcatgctctgtctctctctgtctcaaaaataaataaatgttataaaaaaaaaaaaattaaaaaaaaaaaagtccaatgcTTTCTGCAAAACATCTCCCAAAATGCAATCGTCCTAAACAGTCCTTCTTCTCCAGTAACAATGCCATTTCTATATCTAAAACTGGCACCCCTTATGAAAGCAATAGGTAGGTTTTCTCAGCCCCCCTACTGTAACTAACAATCAGTAACAGCAATTAATCAGTAACAAACAAGCCTGTTAGCTTCTACAATCAGAGGGAGAATACTCCCTTCTTTATAAGTGGAGTAAGCTGATAATAATGATCTCCTAAAAGAACAGATTATGGGAGccttcaagaaagaaaaaccaaaagtgtTTTATGtgcctggggaaaaaaatttataacttaAGAATTTGCTTATACTCAAGATTTGAATATTCTTGTTATATGCGCCCACTTTAATTCTACCACTACTTTTGAGGAAACAGtaatcaaagaacaaaacaaaactatgctCAAATAGCTCCTAGTTCACATTAAGAGTTAAAacacagccatttaaaaaaaaagtgcaaatgtAGGACCAAAAATCCACACTCTGGTGGTTTTTTGGTTCCTGGTTCCTGATCACAGGGAGAATCAGCGAGGTTTTCAgaagttatttctaaaattacTAACAGTGTCCATCACTTTAAGCTgctttttccttccaaataatCTCACTTAATAAAACTGACTTAAGTCACTCATTGCAATTATCTCTGAACTGCCATTACAACAGTAACAGTTACAGTACATTTGTATCTTTGTCAGTGAAatgtttataaggaaaaaaaatctgattgaGCTCTATGAAGCAGCACCCAGTGCACCACCTAGTGGGAGTTGTGTAACATTgtaattaattattcttttttttttttttttttttttttttttaaaggaagaaaccCTAGATAAGAATACAACAAATACTATATATACAAACCGCCTAAATCTCTTTGGTTCCCACTTGGCAAGAGGGTTGTGTTCATAAGAAAAGAGGACTCATTTTCTGTACAAACTAACAGGCTGATAAAGGTTTCTTAGTGGCAATTTTTGCTTGGGTGCCAAAAATTTTGACAGGAGACTAAAAATTAAGACATTactgcaaaaacaaacagaatcagAGTTAGGCTGATAGGGCTTGTGTAAGGGATGCCTTATACCCTATAAGGAAAACTTATGTCAAAATGTACATGTTACATGCAACAGATACATCTCCCATGTAAAGGGACAACTTCATGGTTAGAACAGTTCCATTAATTCATAAGATATTTCCATGTTCCTGATGACTACTAAATTTAACATAACTGAGCAATTCTCCAAAGTTCCCCAGGCCTTGACATCATTCAAAAGGTTCCTCCCAACTATCCATCTAAGCCTGCTCTCCATTAACCCCCAAACTCCCTTGTGTTATTCTAATTAaggaatgatttttacattttcaatttttccacTAAATTAACAGTAAACCTTCTGCAAAAAAGTCATAAGTCATGACCAAAACGCATCATGCTTcattttcctctgccttctgcaTGTGAATTGTTTTGGGTCAATTCAAAAAACAGTATTGGAGTCCACTGCTAAGCTACAGATGCAAACGTAAATAAGACATGGTTCTCTAATTTGGAAAACCtcccaaaatttaaaatagaggTTTTTCACATAGCACCACGaggagtttgttttgtttagccTGTATAAGAAAGTGCCTTTCTGGTGTGATTTAAACTATCTTAGCAACCTcgaggagaaagaaaaaacaaaacaaaaaaacctaagagACAATATTCCTTTACTTGGAAATAACCGCCTCCATCTGTGATTCTTGTATCACATGATCAAATCAGTATGCAGACGCTTGCTTGATGGTGGGAACCTTAGTAGATCCTGGATTAAATCCATTACAGGTATAAAATAAAGTAGGAGTCAGGTGACCTGGAACAGATTCTCTTCATCTCTAGGGCTTTCATTTGGGTActtgtaaaatgggcatgatatGCATTACCTTCTGAACAGAAGGATTACAAAACTGATAGAGTCTATGAGAGTCTCattaaaagacctaaatggaaaTACAGGTTATCTCCCATTTTTCACAAGTTCATGTACCActactttgcttttatgaaagacctacttAGCTAACCGGAAGAAATCCAACAGAGgattctccctttttttaaatgtaaaagcgAAAATAACgttcagtgtttgttttgcaCTGGCTGGTATAGAGGCAGGATGCACCCCAAGCATCAGAAGTGGCTctgcccagctccttccctgggaactacactcagcatccAGCATCACGCTGCCGCAGCCTTGACCTGTGTCGAGCATCTGTGCTGTATCTTGACGTATTCTAATGCATCCACTAGCAAAacgtgtcctaaggtatcagaaaagcccaagaggttttttttttttggggggggggtgcatctgGAACACTAAAAATGTTTGCCATATAAATAGTAAGTGCTGCTTTGCTTTGCAGCACTTCAGCTTAGAAAAGGTTTCACGGGAACGCTGTTTTCAGAGAGCGGGGAAAACCTGTACTGGTTTGTAGAACTGGAGTGCACCTAGAGGGGGAGAACACTGCTCCAAGAGTTCTCACTGTGCCATTACCACCGACACCCGGTGACCTTCACCATTTCACTTAATAGTGAATGGAAAAAGGTTATTAAGCAAGTCCAAGGTAATAACAATTCAAAATGCAATTCATATAATGAATAGCCTGGCTTCTATGCAAAGTATTACTGCATGAGTACCAAGCAGGTGCATCCCTAAACTCTAAACCCAGAGATGGTTTTTAgagaagcttttttatttgaatgccaatgtttaaaaaattacaagaaaaaagaatcccaatTTGACAAAGTGACAGAAACAAGGTTCCACCCCCTCAAGCCTTTCAAACCTGCGCAGGCATTCCTCGTGAACATTCCTCCCCCTCACTCCCATCGCACCGTTCCCCACTTCAGCCCAGACAAAGGTGAGTCACACTGCTGGGTCTACTTGTCACTTCAGGAAAGTCCCCAAACAAGTTCACGTTAaagacttttaatttaaaaaataataaataataagtaaacagtGTTCATGTGTAAGTGGCACTGCAATGCGCCTGTCTTAGGAAATATGGAATTAACAATACCCAAGACACCTTtctcgcttaaaaaaaaaaaaaagccactcagCTAATCGCTACTTATCAGTAGATCCTTTTTCCTCGCGAGCCTGACTCTGACTCAACTCCGCAGCTTTTCTCCACCTGCGCGTCCTCGCGCCCTCCGTTGGGCCCAGCCGCCTCAGGCGAGTCCCCAAGGGGTCCCACCCGccgctgccccccctccccttcccggtCGCTCGCCcgaccccgcccccacctccccgcaAGGTGTCGCCGCCGCCGCGGGCTCCCGGGAGGAGGCGCTTCGAGGCTGGCGGGAGGCTCCGGGTGACGCGGCCCGGCTTGGCCCGGCCGCCGCCCGCGGCAACAGCAAGGGGAGCAGACCCCACAGCCTGTGCCGCACCGGTGCTCGGATAGGCGCCGCAGCCCCGGCGCCCCATTACCTGCTCCGGGCAGCCGCGGCCGGCGGGAGGCGCGATCGCTCTGGCCCCTGCAGCCCCGGGTCGGGAGACGAGGAGGCAGCGACCACAGCCGCCGCAAAGGACAATCAGGAGCCAGCGGGCTCGGCACCGCCTCGGCGGGCGCAGAACGCACGAGCCCAGGGGGAGCCCGGCCCCCACCTTCAGCCCGGCGAGTAACCGACTTGGCCCCCTCCCTCGGAAGGGCGGGGCCACGGCTGGAGGGGCGGGCTGGGGCGGGACCGTAACGCCCGCGGGGCCGGAGCTCCTCAGACGCTTCGTAAGACGCGCCTGCTTATAGGCTGCGACGGAGGTAGGCGTCTCGGACTTGAAGACGGTCTCGACAGCAGAGCTCCCTCATTGGTCggtaagagaaaacaaagcagaggTCTGATTGGTGAGAGCTCTGtagctcctctccctctcccctcaatCATCGGAAGCTCCGCCCCCTACCCGCTCGGTTCCCAGGTGGCTGCCGAATGCGTTGTCTTACAGACCTGCAACGTCTCCGAAGCGAAGAAACCCGGATACCCAGGTTTCTTTGCCAGGTGCGAGAGATTCTTTGATGCCCGAATGAACTTGATGAGTAACAGCTAACCTTTAACGTGAATTTAGCTAGGATTTAGAGAGTTTTTCCCTGGGTATTTTTTAAGTACTTCATAAGATTCAAAGGGAAATTGTCCTAagagaaggaaaggcaaaaaatGTTTTCGCTCCTGGCAAAATTATGCGTCACTTTTTTTTTTCGTTTTACCTGTGTATGAggcatatattacttttataattagaaataatttttaaaggggcgcctgggtggcgcagtcggttaagcgtccgacttcagccaggtcacgatctcgcggcccgtgagttcgagccccgcgtcaggctctgggctgatggctcggagcctggagcctgtttccgattctgtgtctccctctctctctgcccctcccccgttcatgctctgtctctctctgtcccaaaaataaataaaaaaaacgttgaaaaaaaaaaaaaatttaaaaaaaaaaaaaaaaaaaaaaaaaagaaataatttttaaagagaaagtaaaGTGCAAAGAATGGTAAAGCAAACCTTCGGGATATTGAAGAGACTAATTCTTTCAcggtagaaaaaaaatatatagtaatacagGCAACATATGATGGTCATCAAAACAATATGAACTGGTATCAGCCCCTTCTAAGAACTTTACAAGTATCACTAAGTATTACTGAGGCTCACCCATGCTCTTTCCTGAGTAAATAAATGCTACTTACACATAATGTAGAATGCATCACACTCTCAAAAGATTTATAGGAAAACTCCCTGACAGGAAGAATTTAGAATCCAAAGGACAAAATAGATAAAgcactaacaaaaacaaaaaacaaaaaaaggaagtatacagaaagaaattcagaagaTATAAATTGGAAAACTCAGTCACTGCAGGGaattataagaaagaaagggATGTGACAGAACTTCAAGATGTGACTTTAACTTTGAAAATTGAAAGtcgagggaggaggagagagagaatgatcagtGACCTAGAGTTAAGGTAATCTGAGCTCTCAGACCAGAGTAGGCTGGCCCTGTGTTATTGTAGCCAGTTTAGAAGGGAATGAAGCATAACTCACCTGGGGACCATACTCCCTTAACTCTCTGGCTGCTTCCCTATTCTATTTGTTCTTCTTGTCATTTCCCATGAGGTTCAGAAATAGGCTGTTTGAAATAAAGCCTTTCCCCAACAACTCCATCAATTATACAGtagtgaaaaaaaatggaagctgaCAAAATTCA
It encodes the following:
- the LOC122225316 gene encoding translation initiation factor IF-2-like, which encodes MELTKATGSLEVTEQTKTQTMGKGTITGAQVEIRNNKNRSHVKLTLVIIGEVEDAELKTTEQISEAKESVLASLMNYFAVDHPEPPQASPQGVPPAAAPPPLPGRSPDPAPTSPQGVAAAAGSREEALRGWREAPGDAARLGPAAARGNSKGSRPHSLCRTGARIGAAAPAPHYLLRAAAAGGRRDRSGPCSPGSGDEEAATTAAAKDNQEPAGSAPPRRAQNARAQGEPGPHLQPGCDGGRRLGLEDGLDSRAPSLVGKRKQSRGLIGESSVAPLPLPSIIGSSAPYPLGSQVAAECVVLQTCNVSEAKKPGYPGFFARVTKEVDIHSPSQSIRHRSRRSRRKTLDQRLGGTQHCFLGRKLPHRPYPNPTSAAFVRSCFE